Within the Nitrososphaera sp. genome, the region TTCCAAACGAGTTGTCAGCTGCGCTTACGTCGGAGCCCCTCGAGTGGCTGTCGACCGGCTTGCCGTCCTGCATCACCACGACCTTTCCGGTACCGCCGGCCACGATGTTGACGGCCTTGGCAGTGTAGGTGAGCACTATCTTGCCGGTGCCGTTTGCAAGCTGCATGTTGTCATTGTTGTTCTTCCACTGCCCCGCAAGGTACACGGAATTAGGAAGGATTTCTCCGGAGGCTGGAAGCGAGTATGTCACGGTCTGTCCTCCCTGAAAGCCCTGCGGGTTTCCAAGCGGTTCGCGGGCAAAGCCGTAGCCCAGGTATATTTCCGGCGTCGATACCTGTTCAAAGTTCACAGATGTAGCGTTTGGATTGCTGATGGACTTGTCTATCTGCACGTTAGAATCCATGAGCGCGGCTCTCTCGGTTAGAAGCGACTGGATCTGCTGCTCTGTCTCCGAGTAGCCGCCTTCGCCAATGTGGTCGGAGCGTATGTAGCCTTCTGTGTCTATTAGGTAGTGCCGCGGCCAATAGTTGTTGTTAAACGCATTCCACGTCGCGTGGTTGCTGTCAAGCACCACAGGATACTTTATTCCAAACTTGTCCACCGCTGCGTGGACATTGTTGTAGTCCTTTTCAAAGTCAAACTCGGGCGAATGGACACCTACAATGACAAGGCCGTCGTTGTGGTACTTGTCGTACCAGGCGTTAAGGTACGGTATCGTGCGGATGCAGTTTATGCAGCTGTAGGTCCAAAAATCGACAAGCACGACCTTGCCCCTCAAGCTTGACAGCGTGAGATTGTTCCCGCTGTTGATGTATCCGGTAATTCCTGCAAGCTCGGGCGCCTTCCGGAACTGTGACTTGTCGATAAGGACGAGCGGGCGCGTGGCAGTGGCGTTGCTTTTTGGGGCTGAGGAGTTTACGGGAACGGCGGGCGAATTTGCGGTCTGATTGCCGGCAGCCACCGGCTTTGAAGTGGAGTTTTGCACAATAACTGCCGGGACATAGTTGGTGCCTGATGCCCCGGCCGAGCTGCTCTTGTTAAGTGCAGGGCTGTTGAAGTAGATTGCAAACCCGGCAATTAGCGCAACCACGCCAATACCAACGGCCAGCGCGCTGAGGTTTTCGGTGTTCAACTAGCTTCCCCTCTCTAGGTTTATGACGTCGTTTGCAAGCGGAAAGTTGCCAAGAACGCTAAGCTCGTTTGTAAACACCAAGATTCCAAGTACGATGAGAATTCCGCCCATTATCGGGTTGAAGTATTTCAGGTGCTTTACCATTTTTCGGATAATGCCTGTCGCCTGCGAAAAGAACGCGCCTGTCACGAGGAAGGGTATCCCAAGTCCGAGCGAGTAGGCTAGGAGCGAGTTGTACGCGGCGCCCGGTGACGTAGCTGCCAGCGTAAGCGTGCTACCAAGTATTGGGCCTACGCACGGAGTCCAACCGGATGCAAAAGCTGCGCCAAACACAAATGACGTGAGATACGTGGTCTTGAACCGGGGAAGCGTAGTCATCCTGCGCTCAAAGTTGAGGATTCTGATCCTCGTTGAAAGTATGAGGTAGGCGCCAAACGCAATGATAACCACCCCGCCAATGGCCTGCAGGGTGCTCTGAAATCCAGTGCCGACGTTTGACAAAAAGCTATTGAGAATTACGCCCAAAACCGCAAACACGAGCGAGAAGCCCAGCACAAAGTACACGGTATTTAGGAAAATGTTGAGGCGGGTTGACCGCTTGATGGATATCGACGGCTTGCCGGTGGCAGTTTCGGTTCCTGCCCTCGACTTGTTTATGCCGCCTGAGGACCCCGTGTCGGTATTCTGGCCGTCGGACTGGACCTCGGATAACGTCGTGCCGGAAAGATAAGAGACAAACGCAGGGATTATCGGCAGTATGCACGGCGAGAAGAACGAGCCTGCGCCAGCAAGGGCAGACACCAGGATGCTTGTCTCTACCAAGTTAGAAAAGCTGGCCCTTTTTTGCTTTAATACTTTTTTCCAGATCTATGCCAGATTTCAGTTGCTGTAATGAGTGCTCGATTGCCTGTGTCTCAGTGTGCGGCGTGGATGGAGCTGCCGTCGGCCTCTTTTTGCATCGTTTCGGCACCCGTCCCCTTGGACAGCAACCCGGCATGCTTTGCGGCAAGTGCACCAAGGAACATGGCCACTAGCAGCATAACAATGACGCCGGACGGCGCCCAGTTAAGCGGATATGAGAGGATAATGCCCCCGACTGTGGCCGACAAGCCCAGCGAGATTGAAAGCAGCATCGTGTTTCTAAAACCCCGCCCGACCGTTATGCTGGTAATGTTTGGCAGGACAATGAGGGCCGATATCAGCAGTATGCCGACAAGCTTCATTGTGACAATAACTGTCACGGCTGCAAGTATTATGAAAAGATAGGTCAGCCTTTCCACCGGCACGCCGTTGACCTTTGCCTGCTCCTCGTCGAATGTAAAGTGTAGAAGCGGCTTTCGCAGCGCTACAAGGATTCCTATCACGATGCTGGACATTACAATGATTGTGGCGAGATCAGCGTAGCTGGTCAATAGGACGCTTCCAAACAAAAAGCTGTAAAGGTCGATTGTAAACCCGTGTGCGGCGCTGACCAGAATCACCCCGAGCCCGAGGCCGGACGCAAACATGAGGGCGATGGCAGAGTCGCCCGAAATCTTGGTGCTCTTGCGAAGCCGGGTCACTCCAATCGCAGAAACCACAGAGACTATCGTTGCTGTCCAAACAGGGTACACGTTTAGCACGTATCCTATAGCTATCCCTGTAAATGCCGTGTGGGACAGTGCGTCTCCGAACAGTGAATACCTTTTTAGGACCAGATACAGCCCAAGCATCGAGCAGCAGACTGCAGCTACCGCGCCGGTGACGATCGCCCTCTGCATGAACCCGTAGCCGAGAAAATCGAAAATCATTTTGGCTAATTTCCGTGGTGGTGCATGTGCATCTGCATCGCTGACTCGGAGTAGTTCTTCAATGCCTCGTCGTTTGAGAAGAATTCGTCCTTTCCTCCGTGGAAGAAGAGGTCCCTGTTCATGCATGCAACCTTGGTCGC harbors:
- a CDS encoding metal ABC transporter permease, which translates into the protein MIFDFLGYGFMQRAIVTGAVAAVCCSMLGLYLVLKRYSLFGDALSHTAFTGIAIGYVLNVYPVWTATIVSVVSAIGVTRLRKSTKISGDSAIALMFASGLGLGVILVSAAHGFTIDLYSFLFGSVLLTSYADLATIIVMSSIVIGILVALRKPLLHFTFDEEQAKVNGVPVERLTYLFIILAAVTVIVTMKLVGILLISALIVLPNITSITVGRGFRNTMLLSISLGLSATVGGIILSYPLNWAPSGVIVMLLVAMFLGALAAKHAGLLSKGTGAETMQKEADGSSIHAAH
- a CDS encoding cytochrome c biogenesis protein CcdA translates to MVETSILVSALAGAGSFFSPCILPIIPAFVSYLSGTTLSEVQSDGQNTDTGSSGGINKSRAGTETATGKPSISIKRSTRLNIFLNTVYFVLGFSLVFAVLGVILNSFLSNVGTGFQSTLQAIGGVVIIAFGAYLILSTRIRILNFERRMTTLPRFKTTYLTSFVFGAAFASGWTPCVGPILGSTLTLAATSPGAAYNSLLAYSLGLGIPFLVTGAFFSQATGIIRKMVKHLKYFNPIMGGILIVLGILVFTNELSVLGNFPLANDVINLERGS
- a CDS encoding thioredoxin family protein, with amino-acid sequence MNTENLSALAVGIGVVALIAGFAIYFNSPALNKSSSAGASGTNYVPAVIVQNSTSKPVAAGNQTANSPAVPVNSSAPKSNATATRPLVLIDKSQFRKAPELAGITGYINSGNNLTLSSLRGKVVLVDFWTYSCINCIRTIPYLNAWYDKYHNDGLVIVGVHSPEFDFEKDYNNVHAAVDKFGIKYPVVLDSNHATWNAFNNNYWPRHYLIDTEGYIRSDHIGEGGYSETEQQIQSLLTERAALMDSNVQIDKSISNPNATSVNFEQVSTPEIYLGYGFAREPLGNPQGFQGGQTVTYSLPASGEILPNSVYLAGQWKNNNDNMQLANGTGKIVLTYTAKAVNIVAGGTGKVVVMQDGKPVDSHSRGSDVSAADNSFGIDRQRLYNVVTNDSYGTHTVELDISGAGFQIYTFTFG